One genomic window of Fibrobacter sp. includes the following:
- a CDS encoding penicillin-binding protein activator LpoB — MSKILTLCLCASLAALMGCSGGKKVTRIDENSVTDLSGAWNDTDSRLVADEMITDCLNRPWYQTMIQQKNGIVPTVVIGKIRNKSHEHINVETFVKDMERALINSGKADFVANAEERAELRNELASQAGNATEETRKDAGQEIGADLMLTGTLNSIVDQEGGEQVIYYQVDLELTDIQSHRKVWVGDKKIKKYVSKDSVKM; from the coding sequence ATGTCCAAGATTTTGACACTCTGCCTTTGCGCAAGTCTCGCCGCCCTCATGGGCTGCTCCGGTGGCAAAAAGGTCACCCGTATCGACGAAAACTCCGTCACCGACCTTTCCGGCGCCTGGAACGATACCGACTCCCGCCTGGTGGCCGACGAGATGATTACCGACTGCCTGAACCGCCCCTGGTACCAGACCATGATCCAGCAGAAGAACGGAATCGTTCCGACGGTGGTCATCGGCAAGATCCGCAACAAGAGCCACGAACACATCAACGTAGAAACCTTCGTGAAGGACATGGAACGTGCCCTCATCAATTCGGGCAAGGCCGACTTTGTGGCCAACGCCGAAGAACGCGCCGAACTGCGTAACGAACTGGCGAGCCAGGCCGGCAACGCCACCGAAGAGACCCGCAAGGACGCAGGCCAAGAAATCGGCGCCGACCTGATGCTCACCGGAACCCTCAATTCCATCGTGGACCAGGAAGGCGGCGAACAGGTCATCTACTACCAGGTGGACCTGGAACTCACCGACATCCAGAGCCACCGCAAGGTCTGGGTGGGCGACAAGAAAATCAAGAAGTACGTGTCCAAAGACAGCGTGAAGATGTAA
- a CDS encoding PEGA domain-containing protein, whose product MKKLYILALMVAFLFTSAVADDDPPPRGKAATVTIITNPPNSDVYLGGELLGKSPIENQSVQSGRQTLVVIDQGFELVNQRVNVWPGNDKRNKFDFGTKIPKGNIKVTTIPGKCLIYVDGDNADKTDGAALTITSLDAGDHVVRAECSNGRSAEELVTVRGEETAEVTLDASKGKKYKR is encoded by the coding sequence ATGAAGAAACTGTACATTCTGGCCTTGATGGTCGCATTCCTTTTCACCTCCGCCGTCGCCGACGACGATCCACCTCCTCGTGGCAAGGCTGCCACCGTGACCATCATTACCAACCCGCCTAACAGCGACGTTTACCTGGGTGGCGAACTTCTGGGCAAGAGCCCCATTGAAAACCAGTCCGTCCAGTCCGGCCGCCAGACCCTGGTGGTTATTGACCAGGGCTTCGAACTGGTGAACCAGCGCGTGAACGTGTGGCCCGGCAACGACAAGCGCAACAAGTTCGACTTCGGCACCAAGATTCCCAAGGGCAACATCAAGGTGACCACCATCCCCGGCAAGTGCCTCATTTATGTTGACGGCGACAACGCCGACAAGACCGACGGCGCCGCCCTCACCATCACGAGCCTCGACGCCGGCGACCACGTTGTCCGCGCCGAATGCAGCAACGGCCGCTCTGCCGAAGAACTGGTGACCGTCCGTGGCGAAGAAACCGCCGAAGTCACTCTGGACGCTTCCAAGGGCAAGAAGTACAAGAGATAA
- a CDS encoding ABC-ATPase domain-containing protein yields the protein MDMKALYQKIRVFDGKSYGLYRSLADKAWDFGDFTLEFLHVQGDPFAPASRILVTAPLQTLGYGGEWSGSFERRLAISDYLLRRLSKNVAERFPEKNAAIEMEVPGPEMLVRNALWVDNGMLRASLAVRLPGEGRKIQAELAAEILTMTLPDLLSASLYCTPEILAGVEESFQVLDTRRAILEELSGRGLVAFVPDGAVLPRESGLSEKPLSGAVPFKSPEELAVTFDIGGKSIRGMGIPKGVTVITGGAYHGKSTLLDALVRSVYPHVPGDGREGIAVEESAFRVGVEDGRYVRETDISAMVRDLPGGVSTKNFSTEKASGSTSEAANLLEAMETGCKTFLIDEDSSAVNFLIRDRRVRALLGDDREPLIPLTDRIRTFVDMGFSFILVAGACGDFLSLADNIVVMAEYKAECGNSKARELFGACDMGTQVEPSGGGATGAVTLPVPRSFAEFAKPLLPKVRPASAVERQVKVKLNGDSLLQVGLLTADVSKCGLLVDKSQRLGAGYLALNLCQNPEDSGLRETADKLCEKIRNVGFRNLPQGMSRPMSLPRAVDVAAVLLRMR from the coding sequence TTGGATATGAAAGCCCTCTACCAGAAAATCCGCGTCTTTGACGGAAAAAGCTACGGTCTGTACCGCTCCCTCGCCGACAAGGCCTGGGATTTCGGCGACTTTACGCTGGAGTTTCTGCACGTGCAGGGCGACCCCTTTGCGCCGGCATCGCGGATTCTGGTGACCGCCCCCCTGCAGACCCTCGGCTACGGCGGGGAGTGGAGCGGCTCCTTTGAGCGCCGCTTGGCCATTTCGGACTATTTGCTCCGCAGGCTCAGCAAGAACGTTGCAGAACGCTTTCCCGAAAAGAACGCCGCCATCGAGATGGAAGTTCCCGGGCCGGAAATGCTGGTGCGGAACGCCCTCTGGGTGGATAACGGCATGCTCCGGGCAAGCCTTGCGGTGCGGCTCCCCGGCGAGGGCCGCAAGATCCAGGCGGAACTGGCGGCAGAAATTTTGACCATGACGCTTCCTGACCTGCTTTCGGCAAGCCTTTACTGCACTCCCGAAATTCTTGCGGGCGTGGAGGAAAGTTTCCAGGTGCTGGATACCCGTCGCGCCATCCTGGAGGAACTGTCCGGGCGGGGTCTTGTGGCCTTCGTGCCCGACGGGGCGGTGCTTCCCAGGGAGTCGGGCCTTTCGGAAAAGCCCCTTTCGGGAGCGGTCCCCTTCAAGTCGCCCGAAGAACTGGCGGTGACTTTCGACATCGGCGGAAAGAGTATTCGCGGCATGGGAATCCCGAAGGGCGTGACGGTCATAACCGGTGGCGCCTACCACGGGAAGTCCACCCTCCTCGACGCCCTGGTCCGTTCCGTCTATCCACACGTTCCGGGGGATGGCCGCGAAGGAATTGCGGTGGAAGAATCCGCGTTCAGGGTGGGCGTCGAAGACGGACGCTACGTGCGGGAGACGGACATTTCCGCCATGGTGCGGGACTTGCCCGGCGGTGTCTCCACCAAGAATTTTTCTACCGAAAAGGCTTCGGGCTCTACCAGCGAGGCGGCGAACCTGTTGGAGGCCATGGAGACGGGCTGCAAGACTTTCCTCATCGACGAGGATTCGTCGGCGGTGAACTTCCTCATCCGCGACCGGCGCGTGCGGGCCCTGCTGGGCGACGACCGGGAACCCCTGATTCCCCTTACCGACCGTATCCGCACCTTTGTGGATATGGGATTCAGCTTCATTCTGGTGGCCGGTGCCTGCGGAGACTTTTTGAGCCTTGCGGATAACATCGTGGTGATGGCGGAATACAAGGCCGAATGCGGGAATTCAAAGGCGCGTGAGCTTTTCGGCGCCTGCGATATGGGTACGCAGGTCGAGCCTTCTGGAGGTGGTGCGACAGGCGCCGTTACGCTCCCTGTTCCTCGGTCCTTCGCCGAATTCGCGAAGCCCCTTTTGCCGAAGGTGCGGCCAGCTTCTGCCGTGGAGCGCCAGGTAAAAGTCAAGCTGAACGGCGACAGCCTGCTTCAGGTGGGCCTGCTTACGGCCGACGTTTCCAAGTGCGGCCTTCTGGTGGACAAGTCCCAAAGGCTTGGCGCCGGATACCTGGCGCTGAACCTGTGCCAGAATCCAGAAGATTCCGGCCTGAGAGAAACTGCAGACAAACTATGTGAAAAGATTCGCAACGTTGGGTTCCGCAATCTGCCTCAGGGCATGAGCCGCCCCATGAGCCTGCCCCGTGCCGTTGATGTAGCGGCGGTACTGCTTAGGATGCGGTAG
- a CDS encoding FprA family A-type flavoprotein, producing the protein MKDFSDSIKYIGVDDTDIDLFEGQYMVPAGMAYNSFVIDDEKIAVTDTVDSRKVTEWMAGLQAALAGRKPDYLIIHHLEPDHAGGIAQFVALYPDATLVASAKAFALLPQFMELPADVKKLTVKEGDTLALGKHTLQFIGAPMVHWPEVLFSFEQTEKVLFSADAFGKFGIYDADPDDWACEARRYYFNIVGKYGNQVQAVLKKVASLGVKTICPLHGPVLAENLEYYIGKYNTWSSYAPEDQGVLVAYASIYGHTAKAAQVLAKELEGAGVPKVVVSDLARSDMAEVIEDAFRYDRMVVMAPTYDAGLFPVMEDFLNHLKAKNYSNRKVGIVENGTWAPMAAKKMAEILSTLKNVTLCETTVTVKSSLSAESLAALKQLAKELA; encoded by the coding sequence ATGAAAGACTTTAGCGATTCCATCAAGTATATCGGCGTAGATGACACGGACATCGACCTTTTCGAGGGGCAGTACATGGTGCCTGCGGGCATGGCCTACAACTCCTTTGTAATCGACGACGAAAAGATTGCGGTGACCGACACGGTAGATAGCCGCAAGGTCACGGAATGGATGGCGGGCTTGCAGGCGGCCCTTGCAGGGCGAAAACCCGACTACCTGATTATCCACCACCTGGAACCGGACCACGCCGGCGGAATCGCCCAATTCGTGGCGCTCTACCCCGATGCGACTCTTGTTGCAAGCGCCAAGGCGTTTGCGCTGCTCCCGCAGTTCATGGAACTCCCTGCCGACGTGAAAAAACTCACCGTCAAAGAAGGCGACACTCTTGCCTTGGGCAAGCACACCTTGCAGTTCATCGGAGCTCCCATGGTCCATTGGCCCGAGGTGCTGTTCAGCTTTGAGCAGACCGAAAAGGTGCTGTTCTCCGCCGACGCCTTCGGCAAGTTCGGCATCTACGACGCCGACCCCGACGACTGGGCCTGCGAAGCCAGACGTTACTACTTCAACATCGTGGGCAAATACGGAAACCAGGTGCAGGCCGTGCTCAAGAAGGTAGCGTCCCTGGGCGTCAAGACCATCTGCCCGCTCCACGGACCCGTTCTTGCAGAAAACCTGGAGTACTACATCGGCAAGTACAACACCTGGAGCAGTTACGCTCCCGAAGACCAAGGCGTGCTTGTCGCCTATGCCTCCATCTACGGACACACCGCCAAGGCGGCGCAGGTTCTCGCGAAGGAGCTTGAAGGTGCCGGAGTGCCAAAGGTCGTAGTCTCCGACCTTGCCCGGAGCGACATGGCAGAAGTCATCGAAGACGCATTCCGCTACGACCGCATGGTAGTGATGGCTCCCACCTACGACGCGGGACTTTTCCCCGTGATGGAAGATTTCTTGAACCACCTGAAGGCAAAGAACTACAGCAACCGCAAGGTGGGAATCGTGGAGAACGGCACCTGGGCGCCCATGGCCGCAAAGAAGATGGCCGAAATCCTGTCCACCCTCAAGAATGTTACCTTGTGCGAAACTACGGTGACGGTAAAGAGTTCCCTTTCTGCCGAATCCCTGGCCGCCCTGAAGCAGCTGGCGAAGGAACTGGCGTAA